A genomic segment from Triticum dicoccoides isolate Atlit2015 ecotype Zavitan chromosome 1A, WEW_v2.0, whole genome shotgun sequence encodes:
- the LOC119289422 gene encoding cytochrome P450 89A2-like has translation MELTAWPPLLLLITLSLSLAASLLFLLSSRHGVEKKATGKELPPGPPALVFLAKFLALRRSIFHLEPLLRELHARYGPVISIRLFRALVFVSDRRLAHRVLVQGGATFADRPRLFEPGLLFTSGSRNINAAPYGPYWRLVRRNLASEALHPACVSQFAPARRRMRDVLVRDLSARGAGGDPVEVRTPFRNAMFDLLVYMSLGARLAPELLDEMQEMQLWVVRTITSFPIFSFFPALTKRLFRKRWEAHLAVRRRQDEILLPMIEARRSASVPRGADDPPCYADSLLALRVADEGGRPLTDSELVSLCSEFLSGGTDSTVTSLEWIMGELVNHPDMQAKVYEEVRSKPELSEGDLQRMPYLKAVVLEGLRLHPPAHFLLPHGVHSDTEIGGYRVPKGAEVNFLVAEFGRDETVWAAAREFRPERFLDGGEGCGVDITGSREIKMMPFGAGRRMCPGYTLAMLHLEFFVGSLVRELEWLPAVDGEEVDMTEVLDFTTLMKNPLRVRAIPRT, from the coding sequence ATGGAGCTCACGGCCTGGCCACCGCTCCTCTTGCTCATCACTCTCTCACTCTCGCTCGCAGCTTCGCTCCTCTTCTTGCTCAGCAGCCGCCACGGCgtcgagaagaaggcgaccggtaaGGAGCTCCCCCCGGGCCCGCCGGCGCTAGTCTTCCTGGCTAAGTTCCTAGCGCTCCGGCGATCCATCTTCCACCTTGAGCCGCTCCTCCGCGAGCTGCACGCGCGCTACGGCCCCGTCATCTCCATCCGCCTCTTCCGCGccctcgtcttcgtctccgaccgcCGCCTCGCCCACCGCGTTCTCGTCCAGGGCGGCGCCACCTTTGCCGACCGCCCGAGGCTCTTCGAGCCGGGGCTCCTCTTCACCTCCGGCTCCCGCAACATCAACGCCGCGCCCTACGGGCCTTACTGGCGCCTTGTCCGCCGCAACCTCGCCTCCGAGGCGCTGCACCCGGCCTGCGTCAGCCAGTTCGCGCCCGCCAGGCGCCGGATGCGCGACGTGCTCGTCCGCGACCTCAGCGCGCGCGGCGCCGGCGGCGACCCCGTCGAGGTGAGGACGCCGTTCCGGAACGCCATGTTCGACCTGCTCGTGTACATGAGCCTCGGCGCCCGGCTCGCCCCGGAGCTGCTCGACGAGATGCAGGAGATGCAGCTGTGGGTCGTCCGCACCATCACCAGCTTCCCCATCTTTTCCTTCTTCCCGGCGCTCACCAAGAGGCTCTTCCGCAAGCGATGGGAAGCGCACCTTGCCGTCCGCCGGAGGCAGGACGAGATCTTGCTCCCGATGATCGAAGCACGGCGCTCCGCTTCCGTGCCCCGCGGCGCCGATGACCCGCCGTGCTACGCCGACTCGCTCCTAGCGCTGCGCGTGGCCGACGAAGGCGGCCGCCCGCTCACGGACTCTGAGCTCGTCAGTCTCTGCTCCGAGTTCTTGAGCGGCGGCACGGACAGCACGGTGACCTCGCTGGAGTGGATCATGGGGGAGCTGGTGAACCATCCGGACATGCAGGCCAAGGTCTACGAGGAGGTCAGGAGCAAGCCGGAGCTCAGCGAAGGCGACCTGCAGCGGATGCCGTACCTGAAGGCCGTGGTCCTCGAGGGGCTACGGCTCCACCCGCCGGCTCACTTCCTCCTCCCTCACGGCGTGCATAGCGACACGGAGATCGGCGGCTATAGGGTCCCCAAGGGCGCGGAGGTCAACTTCCTGGTCGCCGAGTTCGGGCGAGACGAGACGGtgtgggcggcggcgcgggagttCCGGCCGGAGCGGTtcctggacggcggcgaggggtgcGGCGTGGACATCACGGGGAGCAGGGAGATCAAGATGATGCCCTTCGGAGCGGGCCGCAGGATGTGCCCGGGATATACGCTCGCCATGCTGCACTTGGAGTTCTTCGTCGGGAGCCTCGTGAGGGAGCTGGAGTGGCTGCCGGCGGTGGACGGGGAGGAGGTGGACATGACCGAGGTGCTGGATTTCACCACCCTCATGAAGAATCCCCTCCGTGTTCGCGCCATCCCAAGGACTTGA